In a genomic window of Candidatus Acidiferrales bacterium:
- a CDS encoding ribonuclease H-like domain-containing protein, with the protein MAAVVFDIETSGFTPEEFDSAQVEYLMKGADKEENEEKRQQVKDDLIKQWNLWPLTARVVAIALLNVESGNGISLYVAEEESETEKKIPDPAQSGVEKSFTYVSGDERKILTKFWEYITRFDDFITFNGRNFDCPFLMLRSAILGIKPTRDLMVGTRYQMPHHIDLLEELTYHGTTRKFNLDFYCKSFGIESPKSHGITGYDINDYFRAKKYCEIAEYCLGDVKATAQLYVKWKELLAGTKWQG; encoded by the coding sequence ATGGCAGCGGTAGTGTTTGATATTGAGACGTCGGGTTTCACGCCTGAAGAGTTTGACAGTGCACAGGTTGAATACCTGATGAAGGGAGCAGATAAGGAAGAAAACGAAGAGAAGCGGCAGCAAGTGAAAGATGATCTGATAAAACAGTGGAACCTATGGCCGCTGACTGCAAGGGTAGTGGCAATCGCACTCTTGAACGTCGAATCGGGAAACGGAATTTCACTTTACGTGGCCGAAGAAGAATCGGAGACCGAAAAGAAGATTCCGGATCCTGCACAAAGCGGCGTGGAGAAGTCTTTCACTTACGTCAGCGGAGACGAAAGAAAGATCCTGACAAAATTCTGGGAATACATAACACGCTTCGACGACTTCATCACATTCAACGGTAGAAACTTCGACTGTCCTTTCCTGATGCTAAGGTCGGCGATCCTCGGTATCAAACCGACCCGTGATCTGATGGTGGGGACCCGCTACCAGATGCCGCACCATATTGATCTGCTGGAAGAGCTTACATACCATGGCACGACCAGAAAATTCAATCTCGATTTCTACTGTAAGTCGTTCGGCATAGAAAGCCCGAAGTCGCATGGCATAACCGGATATGACATCAACGACTATTTCAGAGCAAAAAAATATTGCGAAATTGCAGAGTACTGCCTCGGTGATGTAAAAGCAACCGCCCAATTATATGTAAAATGGAAGGAACTCCTCGCCGGGACAAAATGGCAGGGCTGA
- a CDS encoding DUF2721 domain-containing protein, producing MFLADQSVDASRIIQLMISPAVMISACGLLLLGANNKYSSVVNRIRLINDEKRRLVSKAGNRDFTPEESLRLESTARQLSHLNMRAKLVRNCVMSYTIAAAFFVISSLLIGLALFQGFVEIHYISTAAFLIGMIMVFVGVVFGVLESRKGYEIIQLEIGAEE from the coding sequence ATGTTCCTTGCAGATCAATCTGTAGACGCTTCCAGAATCATCCAGCTTATGATTTCGCCGGCGGTGATGATCAGCGCATGCGGACTTTTGCTGCTCGGTGCGAACAACAAATATTCAAGCGTTGTAAACCGGATACGGCTGATCAACGATGAGAAGAGGCGCCTTGTCTCAAAGGCGGGCAATCGTGACTTTACTCCTGAAGAAAGCCTGCGCCTTGAAAGTACAGCGAGGCAGTTGAGTCATTTGAATATGCGTGCGAAACTAGTTCGGAATTGCGTAATGAGTTACACGATCGCCGCCGCTTTCTTCGTGATAAGTTCGCTGCTGATCGGACTTGCTCTGTTTCAGGGTTTCGTTGAAATCCATTACATCTCAACCGCAGCATTCTTGATCGGAATGATAATGGTTTTTGTCGGAGTCGTATTCGGAGTTTTGGAATCAAGAAAGGGCTACGAAATTATTCAGCTGGAAATAGGCGCAGAAGAATAG
- a CDS encoding S9 family peptidase: MQKMLNYFLTMALILAPAAVAQQKRPITVEDMWKVGRVSDPQVSPDGKTIVCVITRYSMDENKGASSIFFVSIDGKERHEFNTGMKSSSDPVWSPDGKRIAFVADDTNGVSQVYVEDTTGETAKKITSIALGASGLLWSPDGKHIAFASDVFPDSKSDSANKARGTELENGKVKAKFFTTLPYRIWNYWKDGKRSHLFLVNVDSGSTRDLTPGDYDTPPIDLGGRMDYAFSPDSKELCYVKNTARMIAVSTNNDLFTVSIYGGESKRITTNKSNDNQPLYSPDGRYIAYRAQLVPGFESDRSQLMLYDRKDSTLINLTEKFDRSVDEVVWSPDSKRLYFNSDDEGYHNIYEVDAANGKIQKMTENSTNTELTITPDAKYLIFLRQSVTHPNEIYRMNLETREATQLTHINDSLLAQLDMNPWESFWFNGAGETKVEGFLIKPPNFDPHKKYPMVFLVHGGPQGQWMDEFHYRWNAELFASPSYVAVMINPRGSTGYGQKFTDEISGDWGGKVFVDLMDGVEYVTSHYSFIDKNKIAAAGASYGGYMMNWMEGHNDMGTFKCFVSHDGLYDAASAFGSTEELWFPIWEFKGTPWSNPDLYKKWSPSSYVNDFKTPMLVIHSQNDFRLDVSQGFQLFTALQMQGVPSEMLYFPNEYHFVTKPQDSRLWYNTVLTWIGKYIGN; the protein is encoded by the coding sequence ATGCAAAAGATGCTCAACTATTTCCTGACCATGGCACTAATTCTTGCGCCTGCAGCTGTGGCGCAACAGAAGCGTCCCATCACCGTCGAAGATATGTGGAAAGTCGGAAGAGTCTCCGACCCGCAGGTCTCTCCGGACGGGAAGACAATAGTGTGCGTTATAACCAGGTACAGCATGGATGAAAACAAAGGTGCAAGCAGTATTTTTTTCGTGTCGATCGATGGAAAAGAAAGACATGAGTTCAATACCGGAATGAAGTCAAGCAGCGATCCGGTCTGGTCGCCGGACGGGAAGAGAATTGCATTTGTAGCCGACGATACGAACGGTGTCTCTCAAGTTTACGTTGAGGACACGACGGGAGAAACAGCCAAGAAGATAACCAGCATCGCACTCGGTGCAAGCGGGCTCCTATGGTCACCGGACGGAAAACACATAGCGTTTGCCTCCGATGTCTTTCCCGATTCGAAGAGCGACTCAGCAAACAAGGCGCGGGGGACAGAACTTGAAAACGGAAAGGTGAAGGCAAAATTCTTCACGACTCTTCCTTACAGGATTTGGAATTACTGGAAGGACGGGAAACGAAGTCATTTATTCCTCGTCAATGTGGACAGCGGCTCGACAAGAGATTTGACTCCGGGCGATTACGATACACCGCCAATTGACCTCGGCGGAAGAATGGACTACGCATTTTCACCTGACTCCAAAGAACTCTGCTACGTAAAGAATACGGCGAGGATGATCGCCGTAAGTACGAATAACGATTTGTTTACCGTCAGCATTTATGGCGGGGAGTCGAAGAGGATCACCACTAACAAATCGAACGACAACCAGCCGCTTTATTCCCCAGATGGACGCTACATCGCGTACAGGGCTCAGCTGGTGCCGGGATTCGAGTCAGATAGGTCACAGTTGATGCTCTATGACCGCAAAGACAGTACATTAATAAACCTCACGGAAAAATTTGATCGTTCTGTTGATGAGGTCGTCTGGTCGCCTGACAGCAAGAGACTTTACTTCAACTCCGATGACGAAGGCTATCATAATATCTATGAAGTCGATGCAGCAAACGGCAAAATACAGAAGATGACCGAGAACTCCACAAACACCGAACTTACGATTACCCCTGACGCGAAGTACCTCATATTTCTTCGCCAATCGGTGACGCATCCGAACGAGATTTACAGGATGAATCTCGAAACTCGCGAAGCAACCCAGCTTACCCATATCAACGATTCGCTCCTTGCACAACTCGACATGAATCCGTGGGAATCTTTTTGGTTCAACGGCGCCGGCGAGACAAAGGTTGAAGGTTTCCTGATCAAGCCGCCGAATTTTGACCCGCACAAGAAATATCCAATGGTTTTTCTCGTTCACGGTGGTCCCCAGGGCCAGTGGATGGACGAATTTCACTACAGATGGAATGCTGAATTGTTTGCTTCACCAAGCTACGTCGCGGTCATGATCAACCCGCGCGGCTCGACAGGCTACGGACAAAAGTTCACCGATGAGATCAGCGGCGACTGGGGAGGAAAAGTTTTCGTGGATTTGATGGACGGCGTCGAATACGTCACAAGTCATTATTCTTTCATAGACAAAAACAAAATTGCAGCTGCCGGTGCTTCCTACGGCGGCTATATGATGAACTGGATGGAAGGCCATAATGACATGGGGACATTCAAATGTTTCGTGAGCCATGATGGTTTATACGATGCAGCAAGCGCATTCGGCTCGACGGAAGAGTTATGGTTTCCGATCTGGGAATTCAAAGGGACACCATGGTCCAATCCTGATCTTTACAAGAAATGGTCTCCGAGCAGTTACGTAAACGATTTCAAAACACCGATGCTCGTAATTCACAGTCAAAACGATTTTCGCCTCGACGTAAGCCAGGGATTTCAATTATTCACCGCACTTCAAATGCAGGGCGTACCGTCGGAGATGTTGTATTTCCCGAACGAGTATCACTTTGTCACGAAGCCGCAGGATTCGCGTCTGTGGTACAATACGGTTCTCACCTGGATCGGTAAGTATATCGGGAACTAA
- a CDS encoding beta-L-arabinofuranosidase domain-containing protein produces MKKLRSYSAETAAIVIGALLSIVSFGLAGENLKTTYKVNPVVPPKVKPFLPDEVKLLDGPFRHAMEMDSAYMLSLDPDRLLSWFRKEAGLLPKAPVYGGWESLGLAGHTLGHYLSACSIMYLDTDDKDFLERVNYIVNQLDSCQRANGNGYVAAIPDGKNIFGGISRAEIDSTHGMDGWAPWYTIHKLMAGLRDSYLYCGNEEAKTVMVRLADWVCETTKNLSYDQWQIMLNVEYGGINEVMADAYAITGDKKYLEAARKFYDNRVLGPLSKRHDDLNGFHANTQFPKIIGIERIYELTGDTELDATAKFFWQTVVYHHSYVTGGNSDGETFGPPDTLNDYLNYNTTESCNTYNMLKLTRYLFCHDPQPKYADYYERAVLNHILGSQNPEDGMMCYYIPLEPGGHKTYNTPFNDFWCCTGTGMENHARYNDNIYFHDSSSIYVNLFIASELNWSSKSVRVRQETDFPESGIVKYIFTCERPVMLTFKIRHPFWANGGSLIDVNGRPVDPKSMRESYVSLSRVWKTGDTVLVDWKMSLRTESMPDNPNRIAVFYGPVLLAGDLGPVGDTSRIPALVTNMKPVSEWLEPVKGKSLTFRTKNIGEPSDVQMVPFYQIHDRRYSVYWDLYTNKNWEAEQVEEQKELEEKKNVDARTIDAVKIGDTLDEHNHGFAGYITETGESAGKPWVDATWSGWFSFKLKVNPGTLNDLLVTYWGSEPLRGKFDIMVDAEKVATKTPSMIKLGRFFSIEYPLADSLVKGKADVTVKFQCPQTGAAGGIYDVRIVKRESK; encoded by the coding sequence ATGAAAAAATTGAGATCTTATTCCGCAGAGACTGCGGCAATAGTTATCGGTGCCCTGTTGTCGATCGTATCGTTTGGTTTAGCGGGAGAAAATCTCAAGACAACATACAAAGTGAATCCCGTTGTTCCTCCGAAAGTTAAACCATTCTTACCTGACGAGGTGAAGTTGTTGGATGGGCCGTTCAGACATGCGATGGAAATGGATTCGGCATATATGCTCAGTCTTGACCCGGATCGGCTGCTCAGCTGGTTCCGGAAAGAGGCGGGCCTGCTGCCGAAAGCTCCAGTGTACGGTGGCTGGGAATCGTTAGGTTTAGCTGGTCATACTCTCGGACATTATCTCTCGGCTTGCTCGATAATGTATCTCGACACAGATGACAAAGATTTCCTTGAGCGCGTGAATTACATAGTGAATCAGCTGGATTCATGCCAGAGAGCAAACGGCAACGGGTATGTCGCCGCGATACCTGACGGTAAGAATATTTTTGGAGGAATTTCACGTGCCGAAATAGATTCAACACACGGCATGGACGGATGGGCACCATGGTACACCATACACAAGCTGATGGCCGGTTTGCGTGACAGTTATTTATATTGTGGAAATGAAGAGGCGAAGACGGTCATGGTACGCCTCGCCGACTGGGTTTGCGAAACGACTAAGAATCTTAGCTATGATCAGTGGCAAATAATGCTCAATGTTGAATACGGTGGAATAAACGAAGTGATGGCGGATGCCTACGCAATAACGGGTGATAAGAAATATCTTGAAGCAGCGAGAAAATTCTATGACAACCGCGTGCTGGGACCACTTTCCAAACGGCATGACGATTTGAACGGCTTTCATGCAAATACGCAGTTTCCAAAAATCATCGGCATCGAAAGAATCTACGAACTAACCGGAGACACGGAGCTGGACGCGACGGCGAAATTTTTCTGGCAAACCGTCGTGTACCATCATTCATATGTCACCGGCGGAAACAGCGATGGAGAAACATTCGGGCCGCCGGACACTCTTAACGACTACCTCAACTATAACACGACCGAATCATGCAACACTTACAATATGCTGAAGTTGACTCGATATCTGTTTTGCCACGATCCTCAACCCAAATATGCGGACTATTATGAGCGGGCAGTATTGAATCACATACTCGGGTCGCAAAATCCCGAAGATGGTATGATGTGTTACTACATTCCGCTGGAGCCAGGAGGTCACAAAACGTATAATACGCCTTTCAATGATTTTTGGTGCTGCACTGGGACCGGAATGGAAAACCATGCGAGGTATAACGACAATATTTATTTTCACGACAGCTCCTCGATATACGTTAATCTTTTCATAGCCTCCGAACTGAATTGGTCGTCAAAGAGTGTTCGCGTTCGGCAGGAGACGGATTTTCCAGAATCGGGGATAGTGAAATATATTTTTACTTGTGAAAGACCCGTGATGCTGACATTTAAGATTCGCCATCCATTCTGGGCGAATGGAGGTTCCCTCATCGATGTCAACGGTCGACCGGTAGACCCTAAGAGTATGCGAGAGTCATACGTCTCTCTTAGCAGAGTATGGAAAACCGGTGACACGGTTCTGGTAGATTGGAAAATGTCGCTCCGTACGGAATCGATGCCCGACAATCCAAACCGAATTGCTGTGTTCTACGGGCCAGTCCTCCTCGCTGGCGATCTCGGTCCCGTTGGAGACACTTCTCGAATACCAGCGCTTGTAACAAACATGAAACCCGTATCGGAGTGGCTTGAACCTGTGAAGGGCAAATCATTGACATTCAGAACGAAGAATATCGGGGAGCCCAGCGATGTGCAGATGGTTCCTTTTTACCAGATCCACGATCGGAGATATTCCGTTTATTGGGATCTCTACACCAATAAAAACTGGGAGGCGGAGCAAGTTGAGGAACAGAAAGAGTTGGAGGAAAAGAAAAACGTCGATGCCAGAACAATCGACGCCGTGAAGATTGGCGACACTCTGGACGAGCACAATCATGGATTTGCAGGCTATATCACAGAAACTGGAGAATCAGCGGGCAAACCGTGGGTAGATGCAACCTGGAGCGGATGGTTTTCATTCAAATTGAAAGTGAACCCCGGTACATTAAATGATCTTCTCGTGACATATTGGGGGAGTGAACCGCTGAGAGGAAAGTTCGACATCATGGTCGATGCGGAGAAGGTGGCTACGAAAACGCCGTCCATGATCAAACTCGGAAGATTTTTCAGCATAGAATACCCGCTGGCGGATTCGCTCGTAAAAGGGAAGGCCGACGTCACAGTCAAGTTCCAATGCCCTCAGACAGGTGCCGCCGGCGGCATATATGACGTCAGAATTGTGAAACGTGAGTCCAAATAG
- the sufB gene encoding Fe-S cluster assembly protein SufB codes for MSNDIVEKLANTEYKYGFVSDVEEEKIPKGLNENVIRLISEKKHEPDWMLEWRLKAYRHWLTMKEPHWSNVKYGPIDYQDIVYYAAPKKKPKLGSLSDADPTLLQAFEKLGIPLEEQKQLAGVAVDAVFDSVSVATTFKEKLSELGVIFCSMSEALQNHSDLVRKYLGTVVPYTDNFFASLNSAVFSDGSFAFVPKGVRCPMELSTYFRINASETGQFERTLIVAEEGSYVSYLEGCTAPIRDTNQLHAAVVELVALDRAEIKYSTVQNWYPGDKDGKGGIYNFVTKRGACRGVNSKISWTQVETGSAITWKYPSCILQGDNSIGEFYSVAMTNNLQQADTGTKMIHIGKNTKSTIISKGISAGRSNNSYRGQVRITKKAENARNYSQCDSLLIGDKCGAHTFPYLETNNPTAQVEHEATTSKIGADQIFYLNQRGISTEDAVRLIVNGYCKQVFQQLPMEFAVEATRLLGMSLEGSVG; via the coding sequence ATGAGTAATGATATAGTCGAGAAGCTAGCAAACACCGAGTACAAATACGGTTTCGTCTCGGATGTCGAGGAAGAAAAAATTCCGAAGGGTCTGAATGAAAATGTCATCAGACTGATTTCGGAGAAGAAACATGAGCCAGACTGGATGCTTGAGTGGCGGTTGAAAGCATATCGCCATTGGCTGACCATGAAGGAGCCGCACTGGTCGAACGTGAAATACGGCCCGATCGATTATCAGGACATTGTTTATTATGCTGCTCCCAAGAAGAAACCAAAACTCGGCAGCCTCAGCGATGCCGATCCAACTCTCCTGCAGGCGTTCGAGAAATTGGGAATTCCTCTTGAAGAACAGAAGCAGCTCGCCGGAGTTGCAGTCGATGCGGTGTTCGACAGCGTCTCGGTCGCAACCACGTTCAAGGAAAAGTTGAGCGAGCTCGGAGTAATTTTCTGCTCGATGTCGGAAGCACTTCAAAATCATTCCGATCTTGTTAGGAAATACTTAGGTACGGTCGTTCCATACACCGATAACTTTTTCGCTTCCTTAAATTCGGCGGTCTTCAGTGACGGCTCGTTTGCCTTTGTTCCGAAAGGTGTTCGCTGCCCGATGGAGCTCTCGACTTACTTTCGGATCAACGCATCTGAGACCGGACAATTCGAGAGAACGCTCATCGTTGCAGAAGAAGGGAGTTACGTCAGTTACCTCGAGGGTTGCACCGCTCCGATTCGCGACACGAACCAGCTTCACGCTGCAGTCGTCGAGCTTGTCGCTCTCGATCGCGCCGAGATAAAATACTCGACAGTGCAGAACTGGTATCCGGGCGACAAAGACGGCAAAGGTGGAATCTATAATTTCGTGACAAAGCGCGGCGCTTGTCGCGGTGTGAATTCCAAAATATCCTGGACGCAGGTCGAGACCGGCTCCGCAATCACGTGGAAATATCCGAGCTGCATTCTACAGGGAGATAATTCCATCGGCGAGTTTTACTCCGTCGCGATGACAAATAACCTGCAGCAGGCGGATACAGGCACGAAGATGATCCATATCGGAAAAAACACAAAGAGCACGATTATCTCGAAAGGAATTTCTGCCGGCAGAAGTAACAACAGCTATCGTGGTCAAGTCAGAATCACAAAAAAGGCCGAGAACGCTCGAAACTATTCGCAGTGCGATTCTCTTCTTATCGGCGATAAATGCGGCGCGCATACGTTCCCGTACCTCGAAACAAACAACCCAACTGCGCAGGTAGAACACGAAGCTACCACGTCAAAGATCGGTGCGGATCAGATTTTTTACTTGAACCAAAGGGGAATATCGACCGAAGACGCGGTTCGATTGATCGTCAACGGTTATTGTAAGCAAGTATTCCAGCAGCTTCCCATGGAGTTTGCAGTGGAGGCGACACGGCTGCTCGGTATGAGCCTCGAGGGAAGTGTGGGATGA
- the sufC gene encoding Fe-S cluster assembly ATPase SufC, whose translation MLVIKNLFVSIEEKEILRGIDLEVNAGEVHAIMGPNGSGKSTLANVLAGRPEYQVTRGEVIYEGKDLLAMSPEVRAREGVFLAFQYPVELPGVNNTTFLRAALNEGRKYRNQPEIGAGQFLSLLKKKMQLVEMTDTLLSRSVNEGFSGGEKKRNEILQMAVLEPKLSILDETDSGLDIDALRIVANGVNKLRSKDNAIILVTHYQRLLNYIVPDFVHVLYNGKIVKSGGKGLALELEEKGYDWLKEKDATVAAE comes from the coding sequence ATGTTAGTAATTAAAAATCTGTTCGTATCTATCGAAGAAAAAGAAATTTTAAGAGGGATCGATCTAGAAGTAAACGCAGGCGAAGTCCATGCAATCATGGGACCTAACGGCTCAGGCAAAAGCACGCTTGCCAACGTTCTTGCGGGCCGCCCGGAATATCAGGTGACAAGAGGCGAGGTGATCTATGAAGGAAAAGATCTTTTAGCCATGTCGCCGGAAGTCAGGGCGCGAGAAGGAGTCTTTCTGGCGTTCCAGTATCCGGTCGAACTCCCGGGAGTCAACAACACAACTTTTCTTCGTGCCGCGTTGAATGAGGGTCGCAAGTACAGAAACCAACCCGAAATCGGTGCAGGACAATTCCTCTCGCTGCTTAAAAAGAAGATGCAGCTCGTCGAGATGACGGACACTTTATTGAGCCGCTCCGTTAACGAAGGATTCTCCGGTGGTGAAAAGAAACGCAACGAAATTCTGCAGATGGCGGTGCTCGAGCCGAAATTGTCGATACTTGACGAGACCGATTCCGGTCTCGATATCGACGCGCTTCGAATTGTCGCAAATGGTGTCAATAAACTTCGCTCGAAAGACAATGCGATTATTCTTGTGACACATTACCAGCGTCTTCTCAATTACATCGTGCCCGACTTCGTGCATGTCCTTTATAACGGCAAGATTGTAAAATCCGGCGGCAAAGGTCTGGCGCTCGAGCTCGAAGAAAAAGGCTACGATTGGTTGAAGGAAAAAGACGCAACGGTTGCCGCAGAATAA
- the sufD gene encoding Fe-S cluster assembly protein SufD, with amino-acid sequence MADSSQIKNWYISLFKDFENHLNGEKSSRFHKLRKEAITKFAELDFPDLHQEDWRFTDVSPILKYNFNYSTKGILPSKDEFLKYTFEGMEAHIVVFVNGFYSPELSILHPPPAGTIMGSLAAAMKQGDERIQDCILKRTASDINTFTALNTAFAVDGAFVYIPENTVVEKPIHLMFFSHLADKTISQPRNLIVAGKNSQARIIEHYIGTGKDVYFTNTVTELYLGEGSNVETVKVQVEGMNAYHIATTEAVLESNSNYESQAVSLGANIYRHNLNVILKGEGGNAALEGLYLTSGSQLSDTHSLIDHAAPHCTSHENYKGILDDSSRGVFNGKIMVRKGAQQTNSYQENRNIILSNDAKVDTKPQLEIFADDVKCSHGATVGQLNKESIFYLRSRGIGEEEAKLILIYAFANDVLKNVKIEEIRNSLETVLSNRFLKVQQANR; translated from the coding sequence ATGGCTGACAGTAGTCAAATAAAAAACTGGTATATATCGCTCTTCAAGGATTTTGAAAACCATTTGAATGGAGAGAAGTCTTCCCGGTTTCACAAACTTCGCAAGGAAGCGATTACAAAGTTCGCTGAGCTTGATTTTCCCGATTTACACCAGGAAGATTGGCGGTTTACGGATGTGAGCCCGATCCTGAAATACAATTTCAACTATTCGACCAAAGGAATCCTTCCGTCGAAAGACGAATTCTTGAAATACACATTTGAAGGAATGGAAGCTCATATCGTTGTATTTGTAAACGGTTTTTATTCGCCTGAGCTTTCGATTCTTCATCCGCCGCCGGCTGGGACAATAATGGGAAGCCTTGCGGCGGCGATGAAGCAGGGCGATGAGAGAATTCAAGATTGCATTTTGAAACGTACTGCTTCAGATATAAATACCTTTACAGCCCTCAACACGGCGTTCGCAGTAGATGGTGCGTTCGTTTACATCCCGGAAAACACAGTGGTAGAAAAGCCCATCCATCTCATGTTCTTTTCGCACCTGGCAGACAAAACGATTTCGCAACCGAGAAATCTTATTGTCGCCGGTAAGAATTCTCAAGCGAGAATTATCGAGCATTACATCGGCACGGGCAAAGACGTTTATTTCACAAATACCGTGACTGAACTCTATCTGGGTGAGGGCTCAAACGTTGAAACTGTCAAGGTCCAGGTGGAAGGCATGAACGCTTACCACATTGCGACAACAGAAGCAGTATTGGAATCGAACAGCAATTATGAATCGCAGGCGGTATCTCTTGGTGCGAATATTTACAGGCACAATTTGAATGTTATTTTGAAGGGGGAAGGCGGAAATGCCGCGCTCGAAGGATTGTACCTCACTTCCGGCAGCCAGCTTTCCGATACCCACTCGCTGATCGATCACGCGGCTCCCCACTGCACGAGCCATGAAAATTACAAAGGCATCCTGGATGACAGCTCCCGCGGTGTCTTCAACGGAAAAATAATGGTACGGAAAGGTGCACAGCAGACAAATTCGTACCAGGAAAATAGGAACATAATTTTATCTAATGATGCAAAAGTAGACACCAAACCGCAGCTTGAAATTTTTGCCGATGATGTGAAGTGCTCGCATGGTGCGACCGTCGGTCAGCTCAACAAAGAATCGATTTTCTATCTGAGGTCGCGCGGAATTGGAGAAGAAGAGGCAAAATTGATTTTGATCTACGCATTTGCTAACGATGTGCTAAAAAATGTTAAGATTGAAGAAATCCGGAACTCGCTCGAAACGGTTTTGTCGAACAGGTTTTTGAAAGTCCAGCAGGCTAACAGGTGA
- a CDS encoding iron-sulfur cluster assembly protein: MSEEPSTKVIDKKGIEDKVVDAIKECYDPEIPVNIWELGLVYEIIVSDDFVVHVKMTLTAPGCPAARSLPIEVHERVAQIPEVKDVNVEIVWEPPWTPEMMSQEAKLELGFM; the protein is encoded by the coding sequence ATGTCTGAAGAGCCAAGCACGAAAGTCATAGATAAAAAAGGAATTGAAGATAAAGTCGTCGACGCCATAAAGGAGTGCTACGATCCTGAAATTCCCGTCAACATCTGGGAATTAGGGTTGGTATACGAGATAATTGTCAGCGACGATTTCGTCGTCCATGTAAAGATGACGCTTACTGCTCCCGGCTGTCCTGCGGCGCGGTCGCTGCCGATCGAGGTACACGAAAGGGTCGCACAGATACCTGAAGTCAAGGATGTCAATGTCGAGATTGTCTGGGAGCCGCCATGGACGCCTGAGATGATGTCACAGGAAGCGAAACTGGAATTAGGATTCATGTAA
- a CDS encoding Rrf2 family transcriptional regulator: MKVSAQEEYGLRCLLRIGSADQSDGLTIPEISRMEGLTPANVAKLLRILRLGGFIESARGRSGGYKLARSADRIIVGDVLTLLGGKIYEETFCGSHTGAIDVCNHIIDCSMRSLWRSVQSAVNVVLKKITLRDMLGNERVVTELVTALNKEIAESQTA; the protein is encoded by the coding sequence ATGAAAGTTAGTGCACAAGAAGAATATGGTTTGCGCTGTTTGCTGCGCATCGGGAGTGCGGATCAATCGGATGGTCTGACGATCCCGGAGATAAGCAGGATGGAAGGGTTGACTCCGGCAAACGTCGCAAAACTTCTCCGGATACTGCGTCTTGGCGGATTCATAGAGAGTGCACGCGGACGATCGGGTGGATACAAGCTGGCCCGGTCGGCAGATCGAATCATCGTCGGAGACGTTTTGACGCTGCTGGGCGGGAAGATTTACGAAGAAACGTTTTGCGGTTCACACACCGGCGCAATCGACGTGTGCAATCATATCATCGACTGCTCGATGCGCTCCCTCTGGCGATCTGTGCAAAGCGCGGTCAATGTCGTCCTGAAGAAAATAACGCTGAGAGATATGCTCGGGAACGAAAGAGTGGTGACGGAATTAGTTACGGCATTGAATAAGGAAATTGCAGAAAGTCAGACGGCTTAG
- the dtd gene encoding D-aminoacyl-tRNA deacylase, producing MKAVIQRVRKCAVRINGAIESEIGPGILIFLGVHEEDSETDARSLADKSAALRIFEDSAGKMNLSVKDTRGSAMVVSQFTLYGETRRGNRPNFMRAARPEPAERLYNYFVGCLQKSLGKEKVATGIFREMMDVELVNDGPVTIIIDTVENDLDGK from the coding sequence ATGAAGGCCGTTATCCAGCGGGTCAGGAAATGCGCGGTGAGAATAAATGGGGCAATTGAAAGTGAAATAGGTCCGGGCATTCTGATTTTCCTCGGCGTGCATGAAGAAGATTCTGAAACCGATGCGCGCAGTCTTGCCGATAAGTCTGCCGCGCTCCGGATTTTTGAGGACTCTGCGGGAAAAATGAATCTTTCGGTCAAGGACACCCGCGGCTCAGCGATGGTTGTATCCCAGTTCACTCTTTACGGAGAAACAAGGAGGGGAAATCGCCCGAACTTCATGAGAGCGGCAAGACCGGAGCCTGCGGAACGATTATATAATTATTTTGTCGGATGCCTCCAAAAATCTCTCGGTAAAGAAAAAGTCGCGACAGGAATTTTTCGCGAGATGATGGATGTTGAGTTGGTTAATGACGGACCGGTGACAATAATAATTGATACTGTAGAAAATGATCTTGACGGCAAATGA